ACATTTTTACTTCCGCCAGCCATGACACACTCATATGCAGGTCATGTCTCTAAAACCAATTCTAGAATTATAAGTATCAGTAAATTAAATTGAAAGTGAAAGATCTTTTTCCTGCTCAAATTGCTCTATATATCAGCACTGTTAACATTGGAAGCATTCATGAAAAGGATTATGCTATATGGAATGCTACCGATAATGGGATATATACTAACAAGTCTGCTTGGGCAATAGTAAGACATCAGAGACAGCCTAACAATCTTCTTAACAAAATTTGGCATAATTCCATCCCTTTTAAAATTTCCTTCTTGAATTGGGGACTTATTCATAATAAGCTCCCTTTTAAAGATGCTATAGCTAAATTTGGGAAGCAGGGATTTAGCACTTGTATATGCTGTAATGTTGCTCAAAATGAATCTCCACAACATGTTTTTGTTGAAGGGAAAGCTGCACATCACTTGTGGAATACAATTGGAGCTCCTCTTGGTAAGAGACATCAGGATGTTCCAATCAGAGGACTGTTGGAATCGTGGTGGAATATGAAGGCATGCAATAAGGTTCAAAGTCTTGTTTTTCAGATTGCCCCTATCATGATCTTCtgggaaatttggaaaacatggACAGCCTGTAGATTTGGAGAACAAAAGAAATTCAGTCTACACAAGATGGAAACACAAGCCATGTGGAATATTAGAACTGCTATCAACATTGCCTATCCAAAGATCTACATTGAAGGAACCTGGTTGAACTACTGTGAGAAAATTGAAAAGCTGATTCCAGTACTTAAAGTTGTCTCGGTATGTTGGGCAAGACCACCAAATGAATGGATGAAACTAAACACTGATGGTAGCTTTTGTAGCGCCACAGATAGAGCTGGGATAGGTGGTATACTCAGAAATGATAAAGGGGATTTCATCATGGCTTTTTCATACTCTGTTGACTGTGAGACAAATAATCATGCAGAAGCTCTTGCTGCAGAATTTGGAATCAACTGGTGCATTCAACAAGGCTTGAATAATATTATTTTGGAACTTGACTCCCAGATCATTGCTAACATGCTAAAGGAGAAAGGCACAGACAACTTGAAACTGAAGTATATAATCAGTAGAATCACAGGACTGATCAATGGTAACGCAGTACAGACTGCTCATTGCTATCGAGAAGCTAATTCTGTAGCTGATTTTTTTGCAAAACTTGCTTCAACGAGTGGAAGGAGGACCTTGCATATTTCTCATATGGGATTACCAAGAGTAGCTAAGGGACTAATTCAACTTGATAAGCAGCAATTACCTACCTTTAGAAGAAGGTTTGAAAAATGTAACTTTGTAATTAGTTAAGTTTGTACTTTACCCTCAAGGGATGTATTTTGTTGTTGGCTAGTTCATCCCTCAGATTGTTTATCAATCTCTTTTGTAGACTTGAGGCAAGGCACCATGTCCCCCTCTTGTCATTTGTAATATATATTACTTAATATCACATGGTAGGGGTCAAGCCAAACCCCCCACATCATAGGCTCACAACCTAATGATGAtggcttattaaaaaaaaaaaaaaaaatctttagatATAGTGGGGTTTATGTACTTTGCTGCTGTTTTTTCCTGTTGATTTTACCTTCATGCAGCCGCTTCATTTTATTTGTAGCTCTAAAGAGAAAACATGAGCTGCCCATTTCAAGGATCAGACGGGCAATGAAGTCAAAGGATCAAGTAAAGGTGTGTTCTTGGCTATGACTTATTCCATTCACATGATTTGCTATTTGTTGGAACTTGAAACATTTGATTTACTACTTGTTCTTATTAACTTTTCTTGATCTGCTGTCTCTAACTGGGGATTGGGTCCTTAAAAATGTTAACCTTTAATTATAGTGAGTAAGTTCAGATGGTTACCGCATATTCTACGGTTTTGATTGGGAAAGCAATTGAGATGTTCATTCTTGAGTTCACCCTTCGTGCATGGATGCAAGCTGATCAAGTACGAACTCTGAAGCTTTATGACTTTGCTAGGGCCGGAAGGAATGAAGAGCTTCTCGATTTCCTCTCTGACGTCGTTCCGCTCCCGACCTATGAGGTTGGTTTATATATTAGTATATCTTCCATTATGATTTCCAAAGATGAATTAATTGTTCTTagtaaataatttcatttgctatTTCAAAGTTTTTGGGACCTTGAATACAAGCAAAATGACCTAAAAGTCTATGAGGTGATTAAACTCCGTAAAATTGTACTTGTACTTCCTGCAAAATACTTTAGTACGTTTTAGACAGACAAATTTTTTACTATGCGAGTTTTTGAAATATTTTGAATCCTAAAGTTTTATGGAGTAGTACTTTTACTGTAGTCTCTGAAACTGAGGGCAATGTTCAACTTCGCACTGATAATTTCATTTTGGACCTTGTATTTGAATCCCCTGATGAATTTTGGAACATGTAGTAGTCTTTCAGTTTCAAGTACTAAAATAGCACTATTTACACTACCAGTTTCAGGTGGAACAGGAGGCAAATGATAGCCAAGGAAATGAGTTTTACCCAGCTTATCAAATGGTTCAGCCTAATAACATTCCAATGAGTAATAGTGACTTTCAACACTACATGTGTATGCTACTTTGTAAACCTTCATTCCAAAGAACAGTAGTGTGTTGTTTATCTAGGCTAATTTGGTCATGTTGTTTATCCTAAAAAACTATGAAGTTCTTAAACTTCATAAAGTCCTTGTGCTTCCAGCCAAAGACTATATTTTAGGCATAATACATAGATAGACCTACCTTAACTTGAGAAAATGAACCAAAGGTACTCACTTGGCCTCCACTGGCAAGTAATCACCTCAACTTTAAGAATGCACATCTAGACACTTCAACTTCGTTTAAGTTGGCCCCGTAAACACCCCAACTTTGAAAATGCACATCTAGACAACTTAAATTTATGCCGTGTCTAGATGTGCATTTTCAAGGTTGGGAAGTTTACGGGGCCAACTTAAaccaagttgaggtgtctagatgtgCATTCTCAAAGTTAGCGTGTTAACTTGCCAGTTGAGGTCAAGTTAAGGTGTCTATCTATGTGTTATGCCTAGATTTTGCATGATACTAATATCACTTAGCGGGATTACACTAGgtgttttattgttgttgttgtactattATCACTTAgcgagttaatttttttttttcctgtctACCTGTTTTGAATCCTTAATATTTGGATTTTATtctgtactttttatgtagtcACAGAATTTGTAAATTTATTTCGATAAAATTGAGAGTCAATGTTCAACTTCACACTGATAAATACATATTTGATCCTCATATTCCTGTGAGTGTTTTTATCTAGGCTAATTTGTTGGTGTTGTTTATCCTAAAAAAACTCCTAGGTGATTTGAACTTCATAAAGTCATACTTTTACTTCCTGTGAAATACTTCCTCTACATATTATATTTTTTATGGCAATATTACTACTCAGAGAGTTAACCAATCTTTTATTGTCTACCTATTTTGAATAGTAAAATATTGTAATTGAAATTTTTGTGGAGTAGTACCTTCTTTGTAGTCtcaaaatatgtaaattttattttgatCTAAATGAGGAGTCGATGTTCAACTTCTCACAGATAGTTACATATTTTGATCCTTGTATTTGAATACTGCCATGAATTTTGGAACGTTTGTTAATTATCTTACTGTTTAAACTTTAAAATACTAAAACAGCAATAGCTGCAGCACCAATTTCAGCTGGAAGAGAAGGCAAATGGTGGCCAAGAAAATGAATTTCACCCGGCTTATCAAATGGTTCAGCCTAATAACATTCCAGTGAGTTATAATTACTTTCAACACTACATGTGCAAACTACCTAACCTTCATCACAATTGACAGTAGCGTGCTGTTTATCTAGGCTAATTTGTTGGTGGTTGTTTATCCTAAACAAACTTTGAGGTGATTGAAACTTAATACATGTGCAAACTACCTAACCTTCATCACAATTGACAGTAGCGTGCTGTTTATCTAGGCTAATTTGTTGGTGGTTGTTTATCCTAAACAAACTTTGAGGTGATTGAAACTTAATAAATTTGTACTTGTACTTCCTGCAAAATACTTCCACTATATATTTTGTATGACATTATTACTGCTCTGAGAATCAAATCGATCTTTTCCTGTTTTTGCCTATTTTGAATCCTAAAATTATAATATAAATTTTATGGAGTTCTACCTTTTTTTGTACTCTTAAAATATAGAAATTTTATTTCGATCTAAATGAGGAGTCAATCTTCAACTTCACAGAGATATTTACATATTTTGATCCTTGTATTTGAATCCTGCCACGAATTTTGGAACGTTTATTAATTATCTTTCAGTTTAAAGTACTAAACAGCACTAGCTACAGGACCCATTTCAGGTGGAATGAGAGGCAAATGGCAGCCAAGGAAATGAAATTCACCCGGCTTATCAAATGGTTCAGCCTAATAACATTCCAGTGAGTGAAACTACCTTGTAAACCTTCattacaaataataataatagcgaATTGTCAGGCTAATTTGGTAGATAAAAATATTCAACACTTCCTGATGCGAcgtaatttttgatgttgtttATGTAGGCTTCTTTCATCAGCATCCAAGGAATTCCAGCGCCACTCATGCTACCAGCTGCGATTAATTCAGCTCCTGAAGCCGAGTTTACCAGTGATGGATTTGCATTGGACGACAAGGAGGGACTTTAAAGTGCGAGTTAACTAATTTCTGTTTCATCAGTTACCATTTTCCTTTATGGGTGTTTAGCCTTTTCAATAGTTTAGACCTTTAATTGACCGAATAAAGGAAGAGCGTTTGAGGACTTACTGCTGAAAGAATACAGTGTTTGTGTTAAGTGGTGTAAGCATCACTTTTGTTCAATGTTTaaataagagcccgtttggattgacttataagttgcttataagttacttataagctgtttttaatttttttgagtgtttggctgaccagcttaaagtcattttgtgcttaaaataagcacaaaaaaataattggacccatttgacttagcttgtctaaagcagcttataagctgaaaacagcttataagccaaaaaaaataagttagactaccccaacttattttttttagcttataagctgcaaacagcttataggcataagcccatccaaacaggctctaaataagCACTTTAACGGAGAGCTGAATTAAGTAtttttgttgttcttgttgaaacaTACATGCATATTCCTTGCTTCTGGATACATTGACCCAAAGCTCGAGTATGATTCATGTGCCGTTTTTCTTCTCTACCATAGCAAATCAATTGTTTTTTTTAATCGATCACAATTCTTTGCCTATCTAATTTAACTATATTCTTTACCTGTGTATTATTTGGGTGATTTAGAAAGCTGTGATCAGACTTGCAGAGTGGTGGCAAGAAGATAAAAGTCCAATCTGCAGGTTCAAATCGTTTCAGAAAAATAAATAAGCAATTTCACAAACATATTTTGATATCCAAATTCTTGTGCGAATTTCCAGAGCTTAATCCACTTATTAGAGGCCCAAATCTATAGTTCTCAAGTTGTCATCCAATCTGATGTTCATTGCTAAAGCCCAATGGCTAATCCCTCCACATATGGTTGTTGTTCAAGAGACTCACGCTGTTTCATGGTATGCTAAATAAAACTGACTTATTTCTCTGTTTAGCTCCCTTTGTAATAGTTCAGATCCTAATAAAAATGttgattatgaaaaaaaaaaaaaaaatccaaactgTAATCGAGAGATTAAGAAACTAAGATTTTCTTCATGCTAGTTTCAACGTTTAGATtgaattttacttttcttttACGTTTAATTGCTTATATTAGTGATTATCTGATGGAGTTACATGCAACTTTTATTTAGAATTCCAAATCGAGTTTGCTATTGAGACCTTGCTCCGGCTTATTCAGTCTTAAAAGTTGTCTTTGAGTTAAAAATTACACCCTTTGACCTGATCTTATGATAGTTTTTGACTGACTCGAAACTAAGGTGTACTATTAATTTTAACTTGTCTATTGTGGTAGTGGAAGAAAATATCTAAGTAATAGTTAAGTTTTCGGACTAGTCTAATGAAATTAAGATTCT
Above is a genomic segment from Lycium barbarum isolate Lr01 chromosome 12, ASM1917538v2, whole genome shotgun sequence containing:
- the LOC132621786 gene encoding uncharacterized protein LOC132621786 isoform X1 codes for the protein MPSNKTVQHDEDERDPRLMDLLKANLFCFWKRQKEEILCSGAFWHLAHGYLQITWKAAHHLWNTIGAPLGKRHQDVPIRGLLESWWNMKACNKVQSLVFQIAPIMIFWEIWKTWTACRFGEQKKFSLHKMETQAMWNIRTAINIAYPKIYIEGTWLNYCEKIEKLIPVLKVVSVCWARPPNEWMKLNTDGSFCSATDRAGIGGILRNDKGDFIMAFSYSVDCETNNHAEALAAEFGINWCIQQGLNNIILELDSQIIANMLKEKGTDNLKLKYIISRITGLINGNAVQTAHCYREANSVADFFAKLASTSGRRTLHISHMGLPRVAKGLIQLDKQQLPTFRRRFEKCNFVIS
- the LOC132621786 gene encoding uncharacterized protein LOC132621786 isoform X3 → MPSNKTVQHDEDERDPRLMDLLKANLFCFWKRQKEEILCSGKAAHHLWNTIGAPLGKRHQDVPIRGLLESWWNMKACNKVQSLVFQIAPIMIFWEIWKTWTACRFGEQKKFSLHKMETQAMWNIRTAINIAYPKIYIEGTWLNYCEKIEKLIPVLKVVSVCWARPPNEWMKLNTDGSFCSATDRAGIGGILRNDKGDFIMAFSYSVDCETNNHAEALAAEFGINWCIQQGLNNIILELDSQIIANMLKEKGTDNLKLKYIISRITGLINGNAVQTAHCYREANSVADFFAKLASTSGRRTLHISHMGLPRVAKGLIQLDKQQLPTFRRRFEKCNFVIS
- the LOC132621786 gene encoding uncharacterized protein LOC132621786 isoform X2; protein product: MPSNKTVQHDEDERDPRLMDLLKANLFCFWKRQKEEILCSGAFWHLAHGYLQITWKAAHHLWNTIGAPLGKRHQDVPIRGLLESWWNMKACNKVQSLVFQIAPIMIFWEIWKTWTACRFGEQKKFSLHKMETQAMWNIRTAINIAYPKIYIEGTWLNYCEKIEKLIPVLKVVSVCWARPPNEWMKLNTDGSFCSATDRAGIGGILRNDKGDFIMAFSYSVDCETNNHAEALAAEFGINWCIQQGLNNIILELDSQIIANMLKEKGTDNLKLKYIISRITGLINGNAVQTAHCYREANSVADFFAKLASTSGRRTLHISHMGLPRVAKGLIQLDKQQLPTFRRSSKEKT